Within the Miscanthus floridulus cultivar M001 chromosome 2, ASM1932011v1, whole genome shotgun sequence genome, the region TCAAACTAAACCGCCTCAACTGAACAACGGGCCCCAGCAACAAACAGCCCACGCCGCACCACCGGGCATAGCCGACGCGGCAAAACCAGCGGCCGCCTCAAGATTCGTGCCGCCGCGCAGCTTCCCCGCCCATCGACGCCATCGCCGTCACCTTCCCGCTGACCAGTCACCGCGCCTAGCTAGAGCTGCCCTCCCCCTTCCCGTACACCGACCCGATACCACCACACCAACCTCCCCATCCCCTCCCCCgcacccccgccgccgcctcctacgCGCCCCTTCCGGTCCTCCGGAGGGCCCGCCCCGCGCGTGAGAGCCCCCTCGCACCGGGCTGCGCCTACGGGGTCGTGGCTTAGGGTTTCATGCGCCTCGCCAGCCGCCGATGTCGCACCCCGGCAAGTTTGTCTCCGTCAACCTCAACCGATCCTACGGCCAGCCCGCTCCCTCATCAcaccatggcggtggcggcggcggccgcccctCCCGCCCCGCCGGCGCCGGCTCCTCAGCCGGCGGCGGCATGGTGGTGCTCTCCCGACCGCGCGGAACCTCCTCCCTCGCCAAGCCGCAGGCGCCCAAGCTCTCCGTCCCGCCGCCGCTCAACCTACCGTCGCTCCGCAAGGAGCACGAGCGATTCGACGGCTCGGCGGCCGCTGCGGGGGGCGGGGTCGCCTCGGCCCCGCCTCGAACCGGCGGGCCTGCTGCCGGCTGGACCAAGCCCGCCCCGGCGTCCGAGAAGCCTCCCGGCTCCGCAGTGCTTCCTGGCGGCGTCGCCAGGCCACCGTCATATGGGTTTGCGGAGAAAGCCGTCGTCTTGCGCGGGGAGGACTTCCCGTCCTTGAAAGCAGCTGTTGCCCCGCCAACACCTCCGCAGCCTGCGCAGCGGCAGAAGGATGTTGATGGGGCGCGGGTCGTCACACCAGAGGCGCGACCAGGACCTCTTGGGATGCGGCCGCAGGTGACAACCTCGCAGGCCACTGAGCCACTGGCCTCTGGTGGGAGCTTGGGACCTGGTGGCCGCACTTCTGCTGAGAGGGTGCAGAAGCCTGATCTGGGGCCGCTTCCGATGGTCCGGCTTAGGTATGATTCTGACTGGGCTGATGACGAGCGTGACACAGGGCTGAGCCTTCCAGAGCGGGACAGCAGGGAGAGGGGATTTGGCAGGACTGAGGCCATGCTTCCAGGGCGCGACATTTATGGAGCAATGAGGGAGCCCTTCAAAAAGGAGCTGTTTGGGAGAGATGCGGCTGCAACAAATAAAGAAGGTGGGCAAGACGGCCTGTTGCGATCTCCCGTGTCAAACCAACACGATAGGGAGCGAACAGATGGCCGACCATACAGTGGTGGCAGAGGAAGCAGTGGGCAATCATATCGGGAAAGCATAGCTGCCGGAAAGGATGTGTGGAGTAATAGTAAGGAGCCTCCTATGCGTGCCTATGGTCAGAATGGGGTGGAACAGTATGGAACCACACGAGTTGGGGAAGCTGCTAGCGAGCGTTACGGCAACAGTTCAAATAATTGGCCTAGGTTGAATTCTTTCCAGAATAATGTTGGTTCCAAAGTGCAGCCCTTTAGTGGTAATAAAGGGCCTTTAATTAATGATCCAGTGGCAAAATTTGGTAGGGAGAAGCGACTGGCTGGTTCCCCTGCTAAGCCTTTAATAGAGGATAGCGGTTTTGACAGCATTTCTGCCGTTAACTTGACtgcaataaagaagaagaaagaagcagCTAAACCAGCTGATTTTCATGACCCAGCAAGGGAGTCGTTTGAGGCAGAGCTTGATAGGATCTTGAGGGTACAGGAGCAGGAGAGACAACGGGTAATGGAAGAACAGGAAAGGGCCAGAGAAGTTGCTCGGAAGCAAGAAGAGGAACGGGAGAGGCTGATACGAGAAGAGGAGGAGAGGCAACGTCTGATGGAGGAGCAGGCAAAGCAGGCAGCTTGGCAAGCTGAGCAAGAGAGGCTGGAAGCTGCTAAAAGGGCTGAGGAGCTGAGAATTGCCAGGGAGGAGGAAAGGAAGAGGATTGCCATGGAGGAGGAGCGGCGTAGGGAGGCAGCGCGTCAGAAGCTCCTAGAATTGGAGGCAAAAATTGCTAGAAGACAAGCAGAATCAAACATTGGCAGCGCAAGAGCTGTCAATGATGAATTTATTCCTGGAGATATCGAGGACAGAGACCTGTCACACTCTGCTAACTTTGGTGACAGAAACGATATTGATAAAATGAACGAGTGCATCAATACCTCAGCACCATTGGAATCCTCTAGTCTTAACAGGTTCAGTGAGACAGTTCCAAGGGTGCACACTCTTACGGATGGACACTCTTCATTTATTGATAGAGAAAATGCATACTATAGTTCACGAGCTGCATTTCCAGAACAAGAGAATGTGCATCATAGTCCACGGCGTGACCCTTTTGCTGCAAAGAGGGGAAATTTCCCTAAGAAAGATCTTAATGATGGATTTGGGAGTGTTTCGGTCAGGcaatcttcaacaggccgaacaACTGATTCTCCATGGGCACTCGAAGATTTCCGTCATGAAAAGGTTCCACGATGGGATGCGCCTAGGGAGATTGACCGTTTCAGCAAACAATCTGACTTTGATAATGAGCTTTTTAACAGTGACAGGTTTGGAGATACAGCTTGGCTACCTAGTAGTTCTCATGGAAGCCTCAATGCTCATGCTCAACAAGGAGATAGGATGTTTCAGAGTCCTGATGTTAATGAATTGTCTTCTTTTACCAGACCACGCTACTCTATGCGGCAACCACGTGTCCCCCCACCCCCAATTGTGACATCTGTGCGAAGTTCAGTCGGTGCTTCAGCTCAACATATCAATTCATCTTTTGTGGATGGTGGGAACGGAGAGAGTTCTGGTAGAGATGATGTGCAGATTATGCAGGGTCAGTATGGAAGTGCATACCAAGAGGCATCTCGCCAGCATGGGATACGACCTGACCACATTTCTGTTAATGAGCACCAAATTGTGGACAGAAAAAGCCCTGTATTGGGTTCACAATCTTCTCTTTCTGTTTCAAGCCCTCCTAGCTCACCTCCACATGTTTCGCATGATGAGATGGATGTATCGGGTGATTCTCCTGCGTTACCGACTTCTACTGATGGTGAACGAACGGTGCTCTCTGACAACGACCATGCAGCTCTGACTGTAGATGCAGACAATACAAGCAGAATTGCTGCCTCAGGAGTGCCCCACTTGGAGGATGATGAATGGTCAAGTGTAAACAATGATGATAGGCGGAAACAGGATGaatatgatgaagacaatgatagCTACCAGGAAGATGAAATCAATGAAGCTGATGATGAGAATATTGACTTGGATGATGAGTTCTTAGAGGGACAGAATACACCTGTAGAACTGGAACCAGTTATACTTGGATTTGATGAGGGCGTGCAGGTTGAAATTTCACCGAATAGTCAACTTGAATTAGCTTCTGTGAGGAGCACTGAAAGGACTGTTGGAGTACATCTATACTCAGGAGTTGCAGAGCAAGAGAATGTCAGTGGTTCAGTTGTCCATTCTGATCCTGTTACTGAAGCAGAGAAAGCACTGCAGGCATTGACTCTTGATCGTGTAAATGCCCTGACAAAAGACAGTAATGGGGATCCATCCAATAGCTTAGGGACACCTGCTTCAAGTTCCCAGTTACCTCAGGCATCTTCTGCAGGTTCTATTTTTTCATCAGCTTCAGCAGTAGTTGGGCAGAATGAAGTACCTGTTAGCCTCCAGTTTGGTTTGTTTACAGGTCCTCCTCTAATACCAACTCCAGTTCCAGCCATTCAAATTGGTTCCATACAGATGCCAATCCATCTCCACAATCAGTTTAACCCATCCCTGCCTCACATGCACCCTTCAACAGCCCCTTTATATCAGTTTGGCCAGTTGAGGTATGTCCGTCCTATCGCCCCGAGTGTTCGATCGCTGCCTTCTCAGGCCATCCGCCCTGTACATTCTTCCATACCAGCTCAACATACATTGAATCAGAATGCGTCCAGTGTTCTACCTGAGCTAACGGATGGAGATACAAACCAGAACATCCCAGCTCAGGCAAGCTCATCCACCTTTATCAATAAATCAGCAGCGCCTACAGACAAGCTTCCCCTTGGAATGGACAGTTCAAACTCTCAGTATCTCAATGCTCCTGCAAACAATCAGATGGCTGGTGTGGAGGGATTTCATGGCCAGGTGGACAGAGAATCTGCTGAGGGTACAACTCCCAGTGGTAGGAATCAAGATCTCTCTTTGAAGAGGAATTACAGACCTACCTCCAACAATGTAGAATCTTCTCAATATGGTTTGGAGGGGAGAGCCATGGGTGATCCAAAGGCTCCTGGTGTTGTCTCTGATAGAAGGGGGAGGAGATATGGTTATGCTGTTAAAGACATCAACATGAGATCTACCGGCTCATTTGTTGAACCTTCTCATAAAGATTCCAAAGGAGGATTCCAGAGAAGGGCTCGTAGGAATGTAAGACGGACTGAGTTTAGAGTTCGGGAGAACATCGAGAAGAATCAAAATGAAACTTCTGAGTCATTTTGCCATGGTGAACAAGACGAGATGACATGCTCCAATGGAACAAGAGATGTTCCAGCGAGAAATACTAATAGAAGGGAACTTGATATGAACAAGGCTTCTAGGATAAATGAAGCAAGTGATCAGAGTGTCTCATTTAGAAGTACACACAATGTTCCTTATGAGAGATCTCATGGTGGGAGCAAGAAGTCTAGAACAGGTGCTGTCCCTGATGGAGATACTACCTCATTGCAAGCTGGAGCTGTTCGTGTTGTGAAGCAACAGGGCATTGAGATCCCTGTTGATGCAGATGGCTTCATTGAAGTAAGGTCCAAAAGACAGATCATGAGTGTCAGGAGAGAGCAGAGGGAGAAAGAAAATAGATCCAAAATGAGGATGGCAAAGGTGCCCATCTATCATGTTTCATATGCTTAAATTTTTATCTTGTTTTTACCTTATTTGAGTTAATTAATGCTTTTATGTTGGTTGTATCAGGCTCCCCGCAAACAGCATAGTGTTTCCCTACAAAGCTCAGTTGGTCCTAGTGTGAATAAGCGAGCAGCTCCTTCGAGTGGAGAAGTTCCAAAGAAAGTTTCTTCCGGTTCTGCCATCACGGTAGAAGGAAGAATTGCTGACTATGCTGAAACTTCAGTTCCATCGATGGGTGATACGGCTTCCATGAACCTCATAGGGCCACCTTCAACCAATGCAGAAACTCATACAAACTGCTTTGCCAATCAGTATGTAGCTTAATTATGCTTAAGTTCTTCAACCAATTAAGGCTATGCTTGAGGGCCACTCACAAAAGCTTTTACAGGCCTATCCAGATCCAGACATCCTCTGACTTGGTCACCTCCAGTCCTGCAAAGCTTATGAGTGGCTTATCTGAAGACAACAATAAAGGGGCATCTATTAGTACTCCATTTAACATGGTTTCCTGGGATAATTCACAAATAAACCAGCAGGTAGATTGCTTTTCTCAAGTTTATTTGTGTTCCAATGGTGGCAAATCTATATTCTTTTATTGTTGCATCCATATTTTCCATTCTTTATATTTGGTTGTAGATTGTTTCTTGTGAATGAATTCTACATATATTCACTCCCAatacatcaaggtgtatttacaTTTTGTTTTTTCATGGATGCAAACCAGATTACCTTGCTATTTTCCAGAAAATTATGGAAAGTTAAACAGTTATTATGCCTACTGTACTTGCATAATTCAGTGAGTGTTTTCTTCTGAATTTGTACAAATTATTAATCCAAACACCAGAAGAGGAATGGATAGCAATATCGTGGGTACATTTGGTTGCCTGGTTGAGCACTGTACAGCCTTGTTGAGTCAGAAATCAGAGAGATTGCTGGGTGAGGCTTCCTTGGGACCTGAGCTAGGGAGCTTTTTGCTTGCTTCCGCAGGCGAGCAAATTTGTCTCGCCTGCGCTGGCTAGGTAAGCTTGCTTTAGACTAGCGAGGTGAGGCTGTGCTCGCTCGGGAGTCGGGAACCAAACTTGCTCATGATAAACATCCTAAGACTACAATGCTAGATAACCATATTTCAACATATTATTTGGGAATTGTATCACATGAGTGTCTTTTTTGTTGTCTTTCcttatatttttctaaaaaaattaaaatgttGATGAAAATTCTATTTGAAATCCTGCACCAAGAGCAACCACAGAACAAAGCCTTTTGCTAGAGATGAACCCAACAAGGGCTGCCCCTGAATAAAAGTAAGACAGGTATGAGTAATAGCATCGTAGTGATAGTAATGAGATTGATAAGGTTATGATTTATCCACATGGAGTGTGATTTCCATGTGCTCCTATCCAGAAGTTGCAGTTCAAGTAGTTCTTATTTAGGTAAAAGATCGACAATCATAAACTAAACTTGACCTTTTTAAATGCTCATGTTGCTGTGTTGGTAGCATGCAGTTTAAGTAGTTCTTATTGTACATTGCAATGAGTGCGTCCCTACCTTCAAATTATTATATACTTATCTGTAAATGTATTTTCTATTGAATGCAATTGTACATTTTATTTGGATTTTCAGGAAGCAACTTTTTAGTCTGGCATATGCCACTGAACTATGGTTTTATCTTAATTCTCTAGTCttcatatatataaatattttttGCAACTTGTTCACATGTAGGTTATGCCATTAACTCAAACTCAACTTGAAGAAGCTATGAGACCAGCTAAATTTGAACAGCAGGCTGGGTCTGGCTTTTCTTTGGAGTCCAACAATGCTTTGTCTCCCACAGTAACCACAGAAAAGGTGTTCCCTTCATCTGCTAGTCCTATTAATTCCCTTCTGGCTGGAGAGAAGATTCAATTTGGTAAGCACTTTTCATCAGTACTGTATGATGTTTATTGCCACTTGACTTACAATGAATAACAATGTTGCTCAGGGGCAGTAACCTCGCCAACCATGCTACCCCCAGTTAGCCGAACTGTTTCAAGTGGTCTTGGAGCTCCAGGTTCATCTAGGCCTGATATGAAGATTGATCGAGGCTTGTCTAGCGATAACAGTGGTCCTGATAAGGCAAATTCCAAGGAATTATGTCCGAGTACCGAGGATGCAGAAGCAGAGGCTGAAGCAGCTGCTTCTGCTGTGGCTGTGGCAGCTATTAGCACTGATGAGGGATCTCCAGCTGATGCGACTACAGCATCGGCTCCAGACACCAAGAGCTTTACAAGCAAGGATCTCAGTGGGTTAACATCAGGAGGTATGATCTTTGCATTGTCAAATACTTTAATTAAAACATTGTTATATGATTATGTAGCTATATTTATTGTGTTATGGACAAAACTGAAGCAGGGGCAAGAACAGGTCAAGCTGGTCAATCATCCACCGAAGAGCTGCTCACAGTTGCTCTTCCTGCAGACTTATCAGTTGATACTCCATCCATG harbors:
- the LOC136530206 gene encoding uncharacterized protein isoform X2 produces the protein MSHPGKFVSVNLNRSYGQPAPSSHHGGGGGGRPSRPAGAGSSAGGGMVVLSRPRGTSSLAKPQAPKLSVPPPLNLPSLRKEHERFDGSAAAAGGGVASAPPRTGGPAAGWTKPAPASEKPPGSAVLPGGVARPPSYGFAEKAVVLRGEDFPSLKAAVAPPTPPQPAQRQKDVDGARVVTPEARPGPLGMRPQVTTSQATEPLASGGSLGPGGRTSAERVQKPDLGPLPMVRLRYDSDWADDERDTGLSLPERDSRERGFGRTEAMLPGRDIYGAMREPFKKELFGRDAAATNKEGGQDGLLRSPVSNQHDRERTDGRPYSGGRGSSGQSYRESIAAGKDVWSNSKEPPMRAYGQNGVEQYGTTRVGEAASERYGNSSNNWPRLNSFQNNVGSKVQPFSGNKGPLINDPVAKFGREKRLAGSPAKPLIEDSGFDSISAVNLTAIKKKKEAAKPADFHDPARESFEAELDRILRVQEQERQRVMEEQERAREVARKQEEERERLIREEEERQRLMEEQAKQAAWQAEQERLEAAKRAEELRIAREEERKRIAMEEERRREAARQKLLELEAKIARRQAESNIGSARAVNDEFIPGDIEDRDLSHSANFGDRNDIDKMNECINTSAPLESSSLNRFSETVPRVHTLTDGHSSFIDRENAYYSSRAAFPEQENVHHSPRRDPFAAKRGNFPKKDLNDGFGSVSVRQSSTGRTTDSPWALEDFRHEKVPRWDAPREIDRFSKQSDFDNELFNSDRFGDTAWLPSSSHGSLNAHAQQGDRMFQSPDVNELSSFTRPRYSMRQPRVPPPPIVTSVRSSVGASAQHINSSFVDGGNGESSGRDDVQIMQGQYGSAYQEASRQHGIRPDHISVNEHQIVDRKSPVLGSQSSLSVSSPPSSPPHVSHDEMDVSGDSPALPTSTDGERTVLSDNDHAALTVDADNTSRIAASGVPHLEDDEWSSVNNDDRRKQDEYDEDNDSYQEDEINEADDENIDLDDEFLEGQNTPVELEPVILGFDEGVQVEISPNSQLELASVRSTERTVGVHLYSGVAEQENVSGSVVHSDPVTEAEKALQALTLDRVNALTKDSNGDPSNSLGTPASSSQLPQASSAGSIFSSASAVVGQNEVPVSLQFGLFTGPPLIPTPVPAIQIGSIQMPIHLHNQFNPSLPHMHPSTAPLYQFGQLRYVRPIAPSVRSLPSQAIRPVHSSIPAQHTLNQNASSVLPELTDGDTNQNIPAQASSSTFINKSAAPTDKLPLGMDSSNSQYLNAPANNQMAGVEGFHGQVDRESAEGTTPSGRNQDLSLKRNYRPTSNNVESSQYGLEGRAMGDPKAPGVVSDRRGRRYGYAVKDINMRSTGSFVEPSHKDSKGGFQRRARRNVRRTEFRVRENIEKNQNETSESFCHGEQDEMTCSNGTRDVPARNTNRRELDMNKASRINEASDQSVSFRSTHNVPYERSHGGSKKSRTGAVPDGDTTSLQAGAVRVVKQQGIEIPVDADGFIEVRSKRQIMSVRREQREKENRSKMRMAKAPRKQHSVSLQSSVGPSVNKRAAPSSGEVPKKVSSGSAITVEGRIADYAETSVPSMGDTASMNLIGPPSTNAETHTNCFANQPIQIQTSSDLVTSSPAKLMSGLSEDNNKGASISTPFNMVSWDNSQINQQVMPLTQTQLEEAMRPAKFEQQAGSGFSLESNNALSPTVTTEKVFPSSASPINSLLAGEKIQFGAVTSPTMLPPVSRTVSSGLGAPGSSRPDMKIDRGLSSDNSGPDKANSKELCPSTEDAEAEAEAAASAVAVAAISTDEGSPADATTASAPDTKSFTSKDLSGLTSGGARTGQAGQSSTEELLTVALPADLSVDTPSMSLWPPIASPQASGPMLSQFHGAQPSHFSCFDMNSMLGGHIFAFGPSDESAGSQGQHPQRSNALPSAPLGAWPQCHSGVDSFYRPPTGYAGPFITPGGIPGVQGPPHMVVYNHFAPVGQFGQMGLGFMGATYIPGDKQPDWKQSQGPPIVGVSQSDPNSQNMVSGQLNAPSVPAPVPHLRPTSIMPIPSPLTMFDIAPFQTSTDIQMQTCWPHMPVPLHSVPLSVALQQHPVDGTATQQFVHNVPVDKSSTNNLFQEPSVSAGPSDGNKTFPNAAASQYRDELGLVEQPASTSSSSQTVQPSFGQAGVISNEVSTSAKVMVRATPSKVNPGTAAGVASNTNGPQVTSIPSKTHQSSSSSDQQYQHPVNNQDRRARATQKAGTGNEWQRRSGYQGRSQGSGSDRSSGTGRMKQIYVAKPSSTSGHAPSG
- the LOC136530206 gene encoding uncharacterized protein isoform X1; amino-acid sequence: MSHPGKFVSVNLNRSYGQPAPSSHHGGGGGGRPSRPAGAGSSAGGGMVVLSRPRGTSSLAKPQAPKLSVPPPLNLPSLRKEHERFDGSAAAAGGGVASAPPRTGGPAAGWTKPAPASEKPPGSAVLPGGVARPPSYGFAEKAVVLRGEDFPSLKAAVAPPTPPQPAQRQKDVDGARVVTPEARPGPLGMRPQVTTSQATEPLASGGSLGPGGRTSAERVQKPDLGPLPMVRLRYDSDWADDERDTGLSLPERDSRERGFGRTEAMLPGRDIYGAMREPFKKELFGRDAAATNKEGGQDGLLRSPVSNQHDRERTDGRPYSGGRGSSGQSYRESIAAGKDVWSNSKEPPMRAYGQNGVEQYGTTRVGEAASERYGNSSNNWPRLNSFQNNVGSKVQPFSGNKGPLINDPVAKFGREKRLAGSPAKPLIEDSGFDSISAVNLTAIKKKKEAAKPADFHDPARESFEAELDRILRVQEQERQRVMEEQERAREVARKQEEERERLIREEEERQRLMEEQAKQAAWQAEQERLEAAKRAEELRIAREEERKRIAMEEERRREAARQKLLELEAKIARRQAESNIGSARAVNDEFIPGDIEDRDLSHSANFGDRNDIDKMNECINTSAPLESSSLNRFSETVPRVHTLTDGHSSFIDRENAYYSSRAAFPEQENVHHSPRRDPFAAKRGNFPKKDLNDGFGSVSVRQSSTGRTTDSPWALEDFRHEKVPRWDAPREIDRFSKQSDFDNELFNSDRFGDTAWLPSSSHGSLNAHAQQGDRMFQSPDVNELSSFTRPRYSMRQPRVPPPPIVTSVRSSVGASAQHINSSFVDGGNGESSGRDDVQIMQGQYGSAYQEASRQHGIRPDHISVNEHQIVDRKSPVLGSQSSLSVSSPPSSPPHVSHDEMDVSGDSPALPTSTDGERTVLSDNDHAALTVDADNTSRIAASGVPHLEDDEWSSVNNDDRRKQDEYDEDNDSYQEDEINEADDENIDLDDEFLEGQNTPVELEPVILGFDEGVQVEISPNSQLELASVRSTERTVGVHLYSGVAEQENVSGSVVHSDPVTEAEKALQALTLDRVNALTKDSNGDPSNSLGTPASSSQLPQASSAGSIFSSASAVVGQNEVPVSLQFGLFTGPPLIPTPVPAIQIGSIQMPIHLHNQFNPSLPHMHPSTAPLYQFGQLRYVRPIAPSVRSLPSQAIRPVHSSIPAQHTLNQNASSVLPELTDGDTNQNIPAQASSSTFINKSAAPTDKLPLGMDSSNSQYLNAPANNQMAGVEGFHGQVDRESAEGTTPSGRNQDLSLKRNYRPTSNNVESSQYGLEGRAMGDPKAPGVVSDRRGRRYGYAVKDINMRSTGSFVEPSHKDSKGGFQRRARRNVRRTEFRVRENIEKNQNETSESFCHGEQDEMTCSNGTRDVPARNTNRRELDMNKASRINEASDQSVSFRSTHNVPYERSHGGSKKSRTGAVPDGDTTSLQAGAVRVVKQQGIEIPVDADGFIEVRSKRQIMSVRREQREKENRSKMRMAKAPRKQHSVSLQSSVGPSVNKRAAPSSGEVPKKVSSGSAITVEGRIADYAETSVPSMGDTASMNLIGPPSTNAETHTNCFANQPIQIQTSSDLVTSSPAKLMSGLSEDNNKGASISTPFNMVSWDNSQINQQVMPLTQTQLEEAMRPAKFEQQAGSGFSLESNNALSPTVTTEKVFPSSASPINSLLAGEKIQFGAVTSPTMLPPVSRTVSSGLGAPGSSRPDMKIDRGLSSDNSGPDKANSKELCPSTEDAEAEAEAAASAVAVAAISTDEGSPADATTASAPDTKSFTSKDLSGLTSGAGARTGQAGQSSTEELLTVALPADLSVDTPSMSLWPPIASPQASGPMLSQFHGAQPSHFSCFDMNSMLGGHIFAFGPSDESAGSQGQHPQRSNALPSAPLGAWPQCHSGVDSFYRPPTGYAGPFITPGGIPGVQGPPHMVVYNHFAPVGQFGQMGLGFMGATYIPGDKQPDWKQSQGPPIVGVSQSDPNSQNMVSGQLNAPSVPAPVPHLRPTSIMPIPSPLTMFDIAPFQTSTDIQMQTCWPHMPVPLHSVPLSVALQQHPVDGTATQQFVHNVPVDKSSTNNLFQEPSVSAGPSDGNKTFPNAAASQYRDELGLVEQPASTSSSSQTVQPSFGQAGVISNEVSTSAKVMVRATPSKVNPGTAAGVASNTNGPQVTSIPSKTHQSSSSSDQQYQHPVNNQDRRARATQKAGTGNEWQRRSGYQGRSQGSGSDRSSGTGRMKQIYVAKPSSTSGHAPSG
- the LOC136530206 gene encoding uncharacterized protein isoform X3 translates to MSHPGKFVSVNLNRSYGQPAPSSHHGGGGGGRPSRPAGAGSSAGGGMVVLSRPRGTSSLAKPQAPKLSVPPPLNLPSLRKEHERFDGSAAAAGGGVASAPPRTGGPAAGWTKPAPASEKPPGSAVLPGGVARPPSYGFAEKAVVLRGEDFPSLKAAVAPPTPPQPAQRQKDVDGARVVTPEARPGPLGMRPQVTTSQATEPLASGGSLGPGGRTSAERVQKPDLGPLPMVRLRYDSDWADDERDTGLSLPERDSRERGFGRTEAMLPGRDIYGAMREPFKKELFGRDAAATNKEGGQDGLLRSPVSNQHDRERTDGRPYSGGRGSSGQSYRESIAAGKDVWSNSKEPPMRAYGQNGVEQYGTTRVGEAASERYGNSSNNWPRLNSFQNNVGSKVQPFSGNKGPLINDPVAKFGREKRLAGSPAKPLIEDSGFDSISAVNLTAIKKKKEAAKPADFHDPARESFEAELDRILRVQEQERQRVMEEQERAREVARKQEEERERLIREEEERQRLMEEQAKQAAWQAEQERLEAAKRAEELRIAREEERKRIAMEEERRREAARQKLLELEAKIARRQAESNIGSARAVNDEFIPGDIEDRDLSHSANFGDRNDIDKMNECINTSAPLESSSLNRFSETVPRVHTLTDGHSSFIDRENAYYSSRAAFPEQENVHHSPRRDPFAAKRGNFPKKDLNDGFGSVSVRQSSTGRTTDSPWALEDFRHEKVPRWDAPREIDRFSKQSDFDNELFNSDRFGDTAWLPSSSHGSLNAHAQQGDRMFQSPDVNELSSFTRPRYSMRQPRVPPPPIVTSVRSSVGASAQHINSSFVDGGNGESSGRDDVQIMQGQYGSAYQEASRQHGIRPDHISVNEHQIVDRKSPVLGSQSSLSVSSPPSSPPHVSHDEMDVSGDSPALPTSTDGERTVLSDNDHAALTVDADNTSRIAASGVPHLEDDEWSSVNNDDRRKQDEYDEDNDSYQEDEINEADDENIDLDDEFLEGQNTPVELEPVILGFDEGVQVEISPNSQLELASVRSTERTVGVHLYSGVAEQENVSGSVVHSDPVTEAEKALQALTLDRVNALTKDSNGDPSNSLGTPASSSQLPQASSAGSIFSSASAVVGQNEVPVSLQFGLFTGPPLIPTPVPAIQIGSIQMPIHLHNQFNPSLPHMHPSTAPLYQFGQLRYVRPIAPSVRSLPSQAIRPVHSSIPAQHTLNQNASSVLPELTDGDTNQNIPAQASSSTFINKSAAPTDKLPLGMDSSNSQYLNAPANNQMAGVEGFHGQVDRESAEGTTPSGRNQDLSLKRNYRPTSNNVESSQYGLEGRAMGDPKAPGVVSDRRGRRYGYAVKDINMRSTGSFVEPSHKDSKGGFQRRARRNVRRTEFRVRENIEKNQNETSESFCHGEQDEMTCSNGTRDVPARNTNRRELDMNKASRINEASDQSVSFRSTHNVPYERSHGGSKKSRTGAVPDGDTTSLQAGAVRVVKQQGIEIPVDADGFIEVRSKRQIMSVRREQREKENRSKMRMAKAPRKQHSVSLQSSVGPSVNKRAAPSSGEVPKKVSSGSAITVEGRIADYAETSVPSMGDTASMNLIGPPSTNAETHTNCFANQPIQIQTSSDLVTSSPAKLMSGLSEDNNKGASISTPFNMVSWDNSQINQQVMPLTQTQLEEAMRPAKFEQQAGSGFSLESNNALSPTVTTEKVFPSSASPINSLLAGEKIQFVTSPTMLPPVSRTVSSGLGAPGSSRPDMKIDRGLSSDNSGPDKANSKELCPSTEDAEAEAEAAASAVAVAAISTDEGSPADATTASAPDTKSFTSKDLSGLTSGAGARTGQAGQSSTEELLTVALPADLSVDTPSMSLWPPIASPQASGPMLSQFHGAQPSHFSCFDMNSMLGGHIFAFGPSDESAGSQGQHPQRSNALPSAPLGAWPQCHSGVDSFYRPPTGYAGPFITPGGIPGVQGPPHMVVYNHFAPVGQFGQMGLGFMGATYIPGDKQPDWKQSQGPPIVGVSQSDPNSQNMVSGQLNAPSVPAPVPHLRPTSIMPIPSPLTMFDIAPFQTSTDIQMQTCWPHMPVPLHSVPLSVALQQHPVDGTATQQFVHNVPVDKSSTNNLFQEPSVSAGPSDGNKTFPNAAASQYRDELGLVEQPASTSSSSQTVQPSFGQAGVISNEVSTSAKVMVRATPSKVNPGTAAGVASNTNGPQVTSIPSKTHQSSSSSDQQYQHPVNNQDRRARATQKAGTGNEWQRRSGYQGRSQGSGSDRSSGTGRMKQIYVAKPSSTSGHAPSG